One Lytechinus pictus isolate F3 Inbred chromosome 12, Lp3.0, whole genome shotgun sequence genomic region harbors:
- the LOC129272854 gene encoding pancreatic lipase-related protein 2-like — translation MGIFNSFAGIASILAAFIVPTPPPSNEICFGDVGCFSNDLPCHNLDMSTPEEINTRFFLFTRLNRHKAQEITWKDLRTIEDSNFNRTMPIKFVIHGWIENTRKSSFIKMKNTLLDQADMNVILVDWRGGSLDIYETSVQNTRVVGREISILARKLNRVFAAPYSNMHAIGHSLGAHTAGYAGSDLMRFGRKTDRLGRITGMDPAGPYFRGPHLNQDCRLDKTDALFVDVIHTDGTNSSSFIMGMNGAGLQEQIGHQDFYPNGGKHMPGCLPLTHCSHYRAVYYFTQSISTCAYQATHRCDSWDLIENVKQCPAFPPRKKDKNGRPRMGYHADPAHAEGAYYLRTGGSFPYC, via the exons ATGggtatttttaattcttttgcGGGAATCGCTTCAATTCTTGCAGCTTTCATTGTACCAACAC CACCTCCAAGCAATGAAATCTGTTTCGGTGATGTCGGCTGCTTCTCCAATGACTTACCCTGCCACAACTTAGACATGTCAACACCAGAGGAGATCAATACCCGGTTCTTTCTCTTCACCCGTCTTAACCGCCATAAGGCCCAGGAGATTACATGGAAAGATTTAAGGACGATAGAGGATTCAAATTTCAACAGAACGATGCCCATCAAGTTTGTCATCCACGGGTGGATAGAGAATACACGCAAATCATCGTTCATCAAGATGAAAAATACGCTTCTTGATCAA GCTGATATGAATGTGATTCTGGTTGACTGGCGTGGAGGGTCTTTGGATATCTACGAGACAAGTGTACAGAACACACGTGTTGTTGGCAGGGAAATCTCAATCTTGGCTCGCAAGCTGAACAGAGTGTTCGCAGCTCCTTACTCCAACATGCATGCCATCGGCCATAGCCTTGGAGCCCACACGGCTGGATATGCTGGGTCGGACTTGATGCGGTTCGGTCGTAAAACGGATCGTTTGGGTCGTATAACAG GTATGGACCCAGCAGGTCCTTATTTCCGTGGGCCACATCTTAATCAAGACTGCAGACTGGACAAAACAGATGCCCTCTTTGTTGATGTCATCCACACGGACGGCACAAACTCTTCATCCTTTATCATGGGAATGAACGGAGCAGGATTACAAGAACAG ATTGGGCACCAGGACTTCTACCCCAACGGAGGCAAACACATGCCAGGCTGTCTTCCTCTAACTCACTGCTCCCACTACCGTGCCGTCTACTACTTCACCCAGAGCATATCAACCTGTGCCTACCAGGCCACCCATCGATGCGATTCTTGGGACCTCATCGAGAACGTCAAACAATGCCCAGCTTTTCCTCCGAGAAAGAAGGACAAGAATGGCAGACCTCGCATGGGATATCATGCTGATCCTGCCCATGCCGAAGGTGCATACTACCTCAGGACTGGAGGGTCATTCCCATACTGCTAG